One genomic window of Leptospira harrisiae includes the following:
- a CDS encoding DUF4105 domain-containing protein — protein MDSIEKASLERDWLVLLHYQTSKWKKKHKSLADGPSFFLSADGLTNPTSELKAHLDLLQKPKEELIKMECKFPARFHWIRKRFGFPVDPTWEEQCPKWPEFKNQMRAKSVSVIFASFHPEHPASLFGHTMLKFNEEKPNGVVSEDLILNYAATVPGNIDPISFVIYGLAGGFHGSFEIQKYLYKIHEYNEFENRNLWEFKLNLNQEEVDQLTRHLWEMSQNHFDYYFLDENCSFRILTLLEVARPRLKLTDRISVMLLPTESLKILSNQTGLIEQIQFRPSIIERYRHKYGYLTSSEKTILDKMVDGNMDSAFELDSDRRTLLFDIYIDHLVIHKIKAYGKMEIKDQQLYAEADQKRGDIQVLNSLPDYFQIDKLSNPLLSHAPSQVTVAHGNSTNGGYSEIQYRPVLRDFTDSYLGYSPYNQISFLRMNARFYEDTKQTVIQEFHVLEMSSLNPIGQKIWKPSWRLDLGVKSLYTEKNYIKPITEYYGYASGGYGVAWEPFYPFFRYQFVMFSFLDLRVDQSPIWGSGYRLGGVSSTGLLIRIYESVGLIFSGDYRSYFAGDRGNFPELVSQINWTLLENVSLELKYKQIQTKELDWNEYQAGLKIFF, from the coding sequence TTGGATTCCATTGAAAAAGCTTCATTGGAAAGAGATTGGCTCGTCCTACTTCACTACCAAACTTCCAAATGGAAAAAGAAGCATAAAAGTTTGGCAGACGGACCTTCCTTTTTTTTATCTGCGGACGGTCTTACCAATCCTACCTCTGAATTAAAAGCACATTTGGATCTCTTGCAAAAACCGAAAGAAGAATTAATCAAAATGGAATGCAAATTCCCTGCCAGGTTCCATTGGATTCGAAAACGATTTGGATTTCCCGTCGACCCAACTTGGGAAGAACAATGTCCGAAGTGGCCTGAGTTTAAAAACCAAATGCGAGCAAAATCAGTTTCGGTGATTTTTGCTTCCTTCCATCCGGAACATCCAGCTTCATTATTTGGGCATACGATGCTTAAATTTAATGAAGAAAAACCAAATGGAGTTGTTTCTGAAGATTTAATTTTGAATTATGCGGCAACAGTTCCTGGCAACATCGATCCAATTTCATTTGTGATTTATGGGCTTGCAGGTGGATTTCATGGATCATTTGAAATTCAAAAATACTTATATAAAATTCATGAATACAATGAATTTGAAAATAGAAATCTTTGGGAATTCAAACTCAACTTAAACCAAGAAGAAGTGGATCAATTGACTCGTCACCTTTGGGAGATGTCACAAAACCATTTTGATTATTATTTTTTAGATGAAAATTGTTCGTTCCGCATTTTGACTCTTCTCGAAGTAGCAAGACCAAGGCTGAAACTTACGGATCGAATTTCAGTAATGTTACTGCCAACTGAAAGTTTGAAAATTCTTTCCAACCAAACAGGACTCATTGAACAAATTCAGTTTAGACCTTCTATCATCGAAAGATACAGACACAAGTATGGTTATTTAACTTCTTCAGAAAAAACCATTTTAGACAAAATGGTAGATGGGAATATGGATTCTGCATTTGAATTAGACTCAGATAGAAGGACTCTTCTTTTTGATATCTATATCGATCATCTAGTCATTCATAAAATTAAAGCATATGGGAAGATGGAAATCAAAGACCAACAGTTATATGCAGAAGCGGACCAAAAAAGAGGAGATATACAAGTTTTAAATTCGTTACCGGATTATTTCCAGATTGATAAATTGTCCAATCCACTTCTTAGCCATGCTCCATCCCAGGTAACAGTCGCTCATGGAAATTCGACGAATGGAGGTTATAGTGAAATCCAATATCGGCCGGTCTTACGAGACTTTACAGATTCTTATCTAGGTTATTCTCCATACAATCAAATTTCGTTTTTAAGAATGAATGCACGTTTTTATGAAGATACAAAACAAACCGTCATACAAGAGTTTCATGTTTTGGAAATGTCATCGTTAAATCCAATTGGACAAAAAATTTGGAAACCTTCTTGGCGTTTGGATTTAGGTGTTAAGTCATTGTATACCGAGAAAAATTACATAAAACCAATAACGGAATACTACGGTTATGCGAGTGGAGGTTATGGGGTTGCTTGGGAGCCATTTTATCCTTTTTTTAGGTATCAATTTGTTATGTTTTCTTTTTTGGATCTCAGGGTAGACCAATCACCCATTTGGGGGAGTGGATATCGTTTAGGCGGAGTGAGTAGTACTGGCCTTCTCATTCGTATCTATGAATCTGTTGGATTGATTTTTTCAGGAGACTACAGGTCTTACTTTGCGGGAGATAGAGGGAACTTCCCTGAACTTGTCTCTCAGATCAATTGGACATTATTAGAAAATGTATCATTAGAATTAAAATACAAACAAATCCAAACAAAGGAATTGGATTGGAACGAATACCAGGCAGGGTTAAAAATTTTCTTCTGA
- the meaB gene encoding methylmalonyl Co-A mutase-associated GTPase MeaB — METPNEDIGKKNQDSSNVNPKSALSVNPGVADAPAISPYIRDQRKTLSRKEISVAELADGILSGNRTHLSKAITLVESNLEVHNDKAQAILELVMPKVGNSIRIGITGVPGVGKSTFIESFGSYLLEQNHKLAVLAIDPSSQRTKGSILGDKTRMEILSKSENAFIRPSPSSGSLGGVARKTRESMYLCEAAGFDTIIIETVGVGQSETQVHSMVDFFLLLMLAGAGDELQGIKRGIMEMADLIAINKADGANEPFAMRARVEYESALHLFPAPESKWTPRATTCSGIGGKGIDEIWKLVLDYISTTKTNGYYANNRENQTRMWFEETLREVVLEQFFLRPGKKEAIKESEKKLMSGQSTLLKEIKRLVE, encoded by the coding sequence ATGGAAACACCAAACGAGGACATTGGCAAAAAGAATCAGGATTCCAGTAATGTGAATCCAAAATCGGCACTTTCTGTTAACCCAGGTGTGGCCGATGCCCCAGCCATTTCTCCTTACATTCGTGACCAAAGAAAAACTTTAAGTCGCAAAGAAATTTCCGTGGCAGAACTTGCCGACGGAATTCTTTCGGGAAACCGCACCCACCTCTCCAAAGCCATCACACTTGTGGAAAGTAATTTAGAAGTCCATAATGACAAAGCCCAAGCCATCCTAGAACTTGTGATGCCAAAGGTGGGAAATTCCATTCGGATTGGAATCACAGGTGTTCCCGGAGTTGGTAAATCTACATTTATTGAAAGTTTTGGAAGTTACCTCCTGGAACAAAACCACAAACTTGCAGTCCTTGCCATTGACCCGAGTAGCCAAAGAACCAAAGGTTCCATCCTTGGTGACAAAACCAGAATGGAGATTCTTTCCAAATCAGAAAATGCTTTCATTCGCCCATCACCTAGCAGTGGTTCTTTGGGAGGAGTCGCTAGAAAAACTCGCGAGTCCATGTATCTCTGTGAAGCAGCAGGATTTGATACCATCATCATCGAAACCGTGGGTGTGGGACAATCCGAAACCCAAGTCCATTCCATGGTAGACTTTTTTTTGTTACTCATGCTTGCGGGTGCGGGAGATGAACTCCAGGGTATCAAACGAGGGATCATGGAGATGGCAGACCTCATCGCCATCAATAAAGCGGACGGAGCTAATGAACCTTTTGCGATGCGAGCTCGTGTTGAGTATGAATCTGCACTCCACCTTTTCCCGGCCCCAGAATCCAAATGGACACCTAGGGCCACTACTTGCAGTGGGATTGGGGGAAAAGGAATTGATGAAATTTGGAAGTTAGTTTTAGATTATATTTCGACTACAAAAACAAACGGATATTATGCGAATAATCGAGAGAACCAAACTCGGATGTGGTTTGAAGAAACACTGAGAGAAGTGGTACTCGAACAGTTTTTTTTACGTCCTGGTAAAAAAGAAGCCATTAAGGAATCGGAAAAAAAATTGATGTCAGGCCAGTCCACACTCTTAAAAGAAATCAAACGATTGGTGGAATGA